A single genomic interval of Nitrospirae bacterium CG2_30_53_67 harbors:
- a CDS encoding phenylalanine--tRNA ligase subunit alpha, with protein MSEILSALSRIEGQSMREIMEASTLSDVDACRVRILGKKGTLTPLLSGMKDLTPEDRPSAGKAVNELKVKLQAWIDQRTEAISRLEEERRLEEERLDITLPGRRRPTGRLHPITQTFQRIEEIFLGLGFRIAEGPEVEEDYYNFEALNIPRDHPARDMQDTFYITDDILLRTHTSPVQIRTMKSQAPPVRIIAPGKVYRCDADISHTPMFHQVEGLMVDRHITFGDLKGVLEFFLHRIFGKKIGVRFRPSFFPFTEPSAEVDIACVMCEGRGCRVCKQSGWLEIMGAGMVDPEVFRMVGYHPDEVTGFAFGMGVERIAMLRYRIDDIKLFFENDLRFLSQF; from the coding sequence ATGTCTGAGATATTATCAGCGCTGAGCAGGATCGAAGGGCAAAGCATGCGTGAAATCATGGAGGCTTCGACCCTGTCCGATGTTGACGCCTGCCGTGTCCGTATCCTGGGGAAGAAAGGGACACTGACACCCCTGCTCAGCGGGATGAAGGATCTGACTCCGGAGGATCGCCCGTCGGCAGGCAAGGCGGTCAATGAACTGAAAGTCAAGCTTCAGGCATGGATTGATCAGCGGACAGAAGCAATCTCTCGTCTCGAAGAAGAAAGGCGTCTGGAGGAGGAGAGGCTTGACATTACCCTTCCAGGACGAAGAAGGCCTACCGGCCGGCTGCACCCGATCACACAGACTTTTCAGAGGATTGAAGAGATCTTTCTCGGTCTCGGCTTCCGGATCGCCGAAGGACCGGAGGTGGAAGAAGACTATTATAATTTCGAAGCCCTGAATATTCCCAGGGATCACCCCGCCCGAGATATGCAGGATACCTTCTATATCACGGACGATATCCTTCTTCGCACCCACACTTCTCCGGTCCAGATACGGACCATGAAAAGTCAAGCCCCTCCGGTGCGGATTATCGCTCCCGGCAAGGTCTACCGCTGCGATGCCGACATCTCTCACACCCCCATGTTTCACCAGGTTGAAGGGTTGATGGTGGACCGGCATATTACTTTCGGCGACTTGAAAGGCGTCCTCGAATTTTTTCTTCACCGGATATTCGGCAAAAAAATCGGGGTCCGTTTCCGTCCCAGTTTTTTTCCTTTCACCGAGCCTTCTGCTGAGGTGGATATTGCCTGTGTCATGTGCGAAGGCCGGGGCTGCCGCGTCTGTAAACAGTCAGGATGGCTCGAAATCATGGGCGCCGGCATGGTGGATCCGGAGGTCTTTCGTATGGTCGGCTACCACCCGGATGAGGTCACCGGTTTTGCCTTTGGCATGGGTGTGGAGAGGATCGCCATGCTCAGATATAGGATCGACGACATCAAGCTTTTCTTTGAAAACGATCTTCGGTTCCTGTCGCAGTTTTGA
- a CDS encoding S-methyl-5-thioribose-1-phosphate isomerase, which yields MIPTVEWKNNKVRMIDQTLLPLKVVYREYSDYHEVISAIKNLVVRGAPAIGVTAAMAVALAAREVKAESAGDLLQKLGPICDEIASARPTAVNLFWAVQRMKAFAERSKGLSVKEIKEGLIREAEAIGEEDIAVNRAMGRYGAEFIRDHDTILTHCNAGSLATACFGTALGVIYTAQEQGKKIKVFADETRPVLQGARLTAWELMQEGIDVTLITDNMAGYFMKKGMIHLVMVGADRIVANGDTANKIGTYSVAVLAKEHGIPFYVAAPASTIDLSLPSGEHIPIEERDPMEVTHIFHKMQIAPEGVKVANPAFDVTPARYITAIITERGAFYPGDVYKIKDPEADMENIRIHPDLKTQGKPE from the coding sequence ATGATCCCCACAGTCGAGTGGAAAAATAACAAGGTCCGCATGATCGATCAGACGCTTCTGCCTTTAAAAGTCGTTTACCGGGAATATTCCGATTATCATGAAGTCATCTCTGCAATTAAAAATCTGGTGGTGCGCGGAGCGCCGGCCATCGGGGTTACGGCAGCCATGGCCGTGGCCCTGGCTGCCCGGGAGGTCAAGGCCGAATCCGCAGGTGATTTACTTCAGAAACTGGGGCCGATCTGTGATGAGATCGCTTCGGCACGACCTACGGCGGTGAATCTTTTCTGGGCGGTTCAGAGGATGAAGGCCTTTGCAGAACGGAGCAAAGGGCTTTCCGTCAAGGAGATAAAAGAGGGCCTGATCCGTGAAGCCGAGGCCATCGGAGAAGAGGATATAGCGGTTAACCGGGCCATGGGACGTTATGGAGCCGAATTCATCCGTGATCATGACACGATCCTGACCCATTGCAACGCGGGTTCACTGGCTACCGCCTGTTTCGGCACCGCCCTCGGCGTGATCTACACGGCCCAAGAGCAGGGGAAAAAAATCAAGGTATTTGCCGATGAAACCCGGCCGGTTCTTCAGGGCGCCAGGCTCACGGCCTGGGAATTGATGCAGGAGGGGATTGATGTCACCCTGATCACCGACAACATGGCGGGTTATTTCATGAAAAAGGGGATGATTCATCTTGTGATGGTGGGGGCGGACAGGATCGTCGCCAATGGAGATACGGCCAACAAGATCGGGACCTATTCCGTGGCCGTCCTTGCCAAGGAACACGGCATCCCTTTTTATGTCGCGGCCCCGGCATCCACCATTGATCTATCCTTGCCGTCCGGTGAACATATTCCCATTGAGGAGAGGGACCCCATGGAAGTGACCCATATCTTCCATAAGATGCAGATCGCCCCGGAAGGCGTGAAGGTTGCCAATCCGGCCTTTGACGTCACCCCCGCGCGTTACATTACAGCCATCATCACGGAAAGAGGGGCCTTTTACCCCGGGGATGTTTACAAGATCAAGGACCCCGAAGCGGACATGGAAAACATCCGGATCCATCCGGATTTAAAAACTCAGGGGAAACCGGAATAG
- a CDS encoding phenylalanine--tRNA ligase subunit beta — translation MLISYNWLRELAAFDDSPSEIAARLTMAGLEVESMTALDQGLNNLVVGQILSKDTIPKTDHLTLCRIDVGKEHLQVVCGAPNHRVGDKVAVALPGARLPGGKEIRKAKIYGVESNGMICSEKELGISDHVSGVMILGEEFLVGAPAAEALGLKDTILELNVTPNRPDALSHMGVAREIAALTGSLLKMPIPTVSETGQEISSLSHVEIRDPALCMRYTARMVVDVTIQPSPLRIQQRLRAAGFRPINNVVDVTNYVLTEMGHPLHAFDFDLISQQQIVVRKAREGEKILTLDGVERELDPSMLAICDAEKPMAIAGIMGGEGSQVNGETRRIFLEAACFNPASIRRTSKQIGLHSESSHRFERGTDIEGMVKALDRAASLIQELAGGKIARGRIDLYPVKRSPLEIPIRQDHVHSILGFDMASDEINRILTSLSLEIAEKSEGKTVVRIPSFRSDLTREIDLIEELARIYGYNRIPSTLPHSLMTSSEMTSAQKWRVRVRRIIAGLGYQETIHYSFHNPKDLDDLNIGDEDPLRLQIRIRNPLSEDQSVLRSTLLPGLIRTLQYNLKRSLPDIRIFEIGHVFEPRNSGLPLEKNHLSVMITGKDKPLGWDMPGRRVDFFDLKGDLEELLDRLGIGGVVFSPQNQFPFLHPKKSAWIECGKTRLGFMGEFHPGILKKFELPDPVQYGEMDLDLCLQETDDSVSYEVVPHFPSVDRDIALILAEEISCAEVQERIRSLKPDLIREVRVFDLYKGKHIPEGKKSLAFRIRFQADDRTLTDPEINKIRDRIAAEMGKAFHAALRE, via the coding sequence ATGCTGATCAGTTACAACTGGTTGAGGGAACTTGCAGCATTCGATGATTCTCCTTCGGAAATCGCCGCCCGTCTGACCATGGCGGGGCTGGAAGTAGAGTCCATGACCGCCCTTGATCAAGGGCTCAATAACCTTGTCGTCGGACAGATCCTCTCTAAAGATACCATTCCCAAGACCGATCATCTCACCTTATGCAGGATTGATGTCGGGAAGGAGCATCTCCAAGTCGTCTGCGGAGCCCCGAACCACCGGGTCGGAGACAAGGTGGCGGTGGCCCTGCCGGGCGCAAGACTGCCCGGCGGAAAAGAAATCCGCAAAGCCAAAATATACGGCGTCGAATCCAACGGGATGATCTGTTCCGAAAAAGAGCTGGGCATATCGGATCATGTCTCCGGGGTCATGATCCTGGGCGAGGAATTTCTTGTAGGGGCGCCGGCTGCGGAAGCCCTGGGGCTGAAAGACACGATCCTGGAATTGAACGTGACTCCGAATCGCCCGGATGCGTTGAGCCACATGGGCGTTGCCAGGGAGATTGCGGCCCTGACCGGTTCCCTTCTGAAGATGCCGATTCCCACGGTTTCGGAGACGGGCCAGGAGATCTCCTCGTTGAGTCATGTTGAGATCCGCGATCCGGCCCTCTGCATGCGCTATACCGCCAGGATGGTCGTGGACGTCACCATTCAGCCTTCTCCTTTGAGGATACAGCAGCGTCTTCGGGCGGCGGGATTCCGGCCGATCAACAATGTGGTCGATGTGACCAACTATGTTCTAACTGAGATGGGGCATCCATTGCATGCCTTTGATTTCGATCTCATATCACAACAACAAATCGTGGTGCGAAAGGCCCGTGAAGGGGAGAAGATCCTGACCCTGGACGGCGTTGAGAGGGAACTGGATCCCTCCATGCTCGCCATTTGTGATGCGGAGAAACCCATGGCCATAGCCGGGATCATGGGGGGTGAAGGGTCCCAGGTTAACGGGGAGACCCGCCGGATCTTCCTTGAAGCGGCCTGTTTCAATCCCGCATCCATTCGCAGGACATCCAAACAGATCGGGCTCCATTCAGAGTCCTCCCACCGTTTTGAGCGGGGAACCGACATAGAAGGAATGGTCAAGGCATTGGACCGAGCGGCTTCCCTGATTCAGGAACTCGCCGGTGGAAAAATCGCAAGAGGCCGGATCGATCTCTACCCGGTCAAACGTTCACCCCTTGAGATACCGATCCGTCAGGATCACGTCCATTCCATCCTCGGTTTCGATATGGCGTCCGATGAGATCAACCGCATTCTCACTTCCCTTTCCCTTGAAATCGCGGAAAAGAGCGAAGGCAAGACCGTGGTCAGAATTCCAAGTTTCAGGTCCGATCTGACCCGTGAGATCGATCTCATCGAAGAGTTGGCGAGAATTTATGGTTACAACAGGATTCCAAGCACGCTTCCCCATTCCTTGATGACGTCATCGGAGATGACCTCTGCGCAAAAGTGGAGGGTACGGGTCCGCCGGATCATAGCCGGTTTAGGATACCAGGAGACCATTCACTACAGCTTCCACAATCCCAAGGATCTGGACGACCTGAACATCGGGGACGAAGACCCTCTGCGCTTACAGATCCGAATACGAAATCCTCTCAGCGAGGATCAGAGCGTGCTGCGGTCAACCCTGCTGCCCGGATTGATCCGCACGCTTCAATACAACCTGAAACGTTCGTTGCCGGACATCAGGATATTTGAAATCGGGCATGTTTTTGAACCCCGGAACTCGGGTCTTCCTTTGGAGAAAAATCATCTTTCCGTGATGATCACCGGCAAGGACAAGCCCCTGGGTTGGGATATGCCGGGGAGAAGGGTGGACTTCTTTGATCTGAAGGGGGATCTGGAAGAACTTCTGGATAGGCTTGGGATAGGCGGCGTGGTCTTTTCGCCCCAGAATCAGTTTCCATTCCTGCATCCTAAAAAAAGCGCATGGATCGAATGCGGCAAGACTCGGCTGGGCTTTATGGGTGAATTTCATCCCGGTATCCTGAAAAAATTTGAACTTCCCGATCCGGTCCAGTATGGTGAGATGGACCTTGACCTCTGCCTGCAGGAGACCGATGACTCGGTCAGTTACGAGGTCGTACCGCATTTCCCTTCCGTAGACAGAGACATCGCCCTGATCCTTGCTGAAGAGATCTCTTGTGCCGAGGTCCAGGAACGGATACGGAGCCTGAAACCCGACCTGATCCGCGAGGTCCGTGTTTTTGATCTCTACAAGGGGAAGCACATTCCTGAAGGGAAGAAGAGCCTTGCGTTTAGAATACGATTTCAGGCCGATGATCGGACCTTGACCGACCCGGAGATCAACAAGATCCGGGACCGGATTGCGGCAGAGATGGGCAAAGCATTCCATGCGGCTTTGCGGGAATAA